One segment of Desmodus rotundus isolate HL8 chromosome 6, HLdesRot8A.1, whole genome shotgun sequence DNA contains the following:
- the LOC112319833 gene encoding zinc finger protein 804B, producing MACYLVISSRHLSNGHYRGIKGVFRGPLCKNGSPSPDFPENEKSTAKALEDVKANFYCELCDKQYHKHQEFDNHINSYDHAHKQRLKELKQREFARNVASKSWKDEKKQEKALKRLHQLAELRQRTECVSGNGPAYKAPRVAIEKQLQQGIFPVKNGRKASCVKSTLLLKGKNLPRSISDKPRSTVPSRHQLQTDRLYLFGKRVPQTSSDLSNAKHRTGVSFSFSKKVHVKLESSASVFSENTEETHDCNKSPIYRTKRTVEKCKCRRFASEGTHLTEEEDINISSSPPGSVLHNSVSISSHMWGDKNDSVETLQDSIGIHSSFSKSNMHLSEVDFTPSSRDKETRNTLKNLTENCINHTCQAYASSSLPNIYKRSDARMFQCLDEFPSLEPSEQNDPVNENSNLRKEKREKSLDGTERVSKNVQRLIREACSRDVKSKPLPYLHVQSKDGHTTLQWPTELLLFTKTEPCISYGCNPLYFDFKISRNAKHGRDPEDLKTKLIKEPLEIKTKIKSQVSGLIKDQENWIQEDNQAPKPKMIADPDWENFQRKRNLGYNDSEPNISEHDISASDLEMKNPEVPAYLDISLKNCVGNNGDNELKEPVRAHWQSCRRVVLNDVNERLSFTPYIPRTKKHKLIPCDPHSDFEDGSQFTWNSHPFTGRGQSDHGQDFSVVLNSNHIRMTNRVSGCRNRSCKRSPPKLSLEACSSPSDTSPDRTPSACSSQRSSRNGRGNLLYCCKREHNSAKRLKGKHRKDSCLCLSEEVAKSNYLQSETQRDRNCKLWESFKNKKHSKHRHGHCRERYKLGKNEHQSPGPKSRRVTQCDTSSPVFCTGNSGKPPACQGPQHSRLGSYSRERIYYINKSERSQQSLHGPHVCDRGNIKPTQCHSGNISCLLRTCSSHPSETTDLNITEGGKTSVTAKCLLERVQAKKYQERSTNLEASSNTCKNESEAHSQIQCTIQFTPPGCNRQALPLSEKIQAPSKRNNGRSSAMQRTIEKDKVNGSQTEKDGELRKTHLF from the exons agactgaaagaatTAAAGCAACGGGAATTTGCTCGAAATGTAGCTTCCAAGTCATGGAAAGatgagaagaaacaagaaaaagcactTAAACGACTTCATCAGCTGGCTGAGTTAAGGCAACGGACTGAATG TGTTTCTGGAAATGGACCAGCATACAAAGCCCCCAGGGTAGCCATAGAAAAGCAACTCCAGCAAGGAATTTTCCCAGTTAAGAATGGTAGAAAAGCATCCTGTGTGAAGAGCACTCTTCTGCTTAAAGGCAAGAACCTCCCCAGGAGCATTTCCGATAAACCGCGGTCTACCGTGCCCAGTCGACACCAgttacagacagacagactttaCTTGTTTGGGAAACGGGTGCCACAGACGTCTTCAGATCTCAGTAATGCAAAGCACCGGACAGGagtatccttttctttttccaaaaaagtACATGTAAAATTAGAATCTTCAGCATCAGTTTTTAGTGAGAACACAGAGGAAACCCATGATTGTAACAAGTCACCCATCTATAGAACAAAACGAACTGTGGAGAAATGCAAGTGCCGCAGGTTTGCAAGCGAGGGTACCCACCTCACTGaggaagaagatataaacatcTCATCAAGCCCTCCGGGAAGTGTTTTACACAATAGTGTCTCCATAAGCTCTCACATGTGGGGAGACAAAAACGACTCTGTTGAAACCTTACAAGATTCAATTGGCAtccattcttctttctctaaatcgAACATGCATCTTTCAGAGGTAGATTTTACTCCTTCCAGTAGAGataaagaaactagaaatacCTTGAAGAACCTTACAGAAAACTGCATTAATCACACATGCCAAGCATATGCTTCCTCCAGCCTACCAAACATTTACAAGCGCAGTGATGCCAGGATGTTTCAGTGTCTGGACGAGTTTCCATCACTAGAGCCAAGTGAGCAAAATGATCCAGTGAATGAGAATTCCAACctcagaaaggagaagagagaaaaatcctTAGATGGAACAGAAAGAGTCAGCAAAAATGTACAAAGGCTCATAAGAGAAGCATGTTCACGTGATGTGAAGTCCAAACCATTGCCTTATCTCCACGTGCAAAGCAAGGATGGCCACACCACTCTCCAGTGGCCTACAGAGCTTCTGCTCTTTACCAAAACAGAGCCCTGTATCTCTTATGGCTGCAACccattatattttgattttaagatttCTCGGAATGCAAAGCATGGCCGTGATCCAGaggacttaaaaacaaaattgattaAGGAGCCCTTAGAAATTAAGACTAAAATCAAGAGTCAAGTCTCAGGTTTAATCAAAGACCAAGaaaattggatccaagaagatAATCAAGCTCCAAAACCAAAGATGATAGCTGATCCAGATTGGGAAAATTTCCAGAGAAAACGTAATTTGGGGTACAATGATTCTGAGCCAAACATAAGTGAACACGATATTAGTGCAAgtgatttagaaatgaaaaatcctGAAGTGCCTGCTTACCTTGATATCTCTCTAAAGAATTGTGTAGGAAACAATGGTGATAATGAGCTTAAGGAACCTGTAAGAGCCCATTGGCAAAGCTGCCGAAGGGTAGTTCTAAATGATGTAAACGAGAGACTGTCCTTTACTCCTTACATCCCTAGGACTAAAAAGCATAAACTGATTCCCTGTGATCCTCATTCAGATTTCGAAGATGGAAGTCAGTTCACCTGGAATTCTCATCCTTTCACAGGAAGGGGTCAGAGTGACCATGGGCAGGACTTCAGTGTGGTTTTGAACAGTAACCACATCCGTATGACCAACAGAGTGTCTGGGTGTAGAAACCGAAGTTGCAAGAGAAGTCCTCCAAAGCTGTCTCTGGAAGCATGCTCTAGTCCTTCAGACACTTCCCCTGACAGAACGCCCAGTGCTTGTTCAAGTCAGAGGTCCAGCCGCAATGGCAGAGGTAATTTGCTCTATTGCTGTAAAAGAGAGCACAACTCAGCTAAAAGACTCAAAGGGAAACACCGAAAGGACAGCTGCCTCTGCTTGTCAGAGGAGGTAGCGAAGAGTAACTATCTGCAGTCTGAAACACAGAGAGACCGGAACTGCAAATTGTGGGAAtcgtttaaaaataaaaaacactcaaaacatAGACATGGTCACTGCAGAGAAAGATATAAACTAGGCAAAAATGAACACCAATCTCCGGGGCCAAAATCCAGGAGAGTCACCCAATGTGATACCAGCTCACCAGTTTTCTGCACTGGGAATAGTGGAAAACCACCTGCTTGTCAGGGACCTCAGCACAGCCGATTGGGCTCTTACTCAAGAGAGagaatttattacataaataaaagtgaGAGAAGTCAACAGTCTTTGCACGGCCCTCATGTTTGTGATCGGGGAAACATAAAACCCACGCAGTGTCACTCCGGGAATATCAGCTGTCTTCTAAGGACCTGTTCCAGCCACCCTTCAGAAACCACAGACTTAAACATCACAGAAGGAGGGAAGACCTCCGTGACAGCCAAATGCCTTTTAGAAAGAGTTCAAGCCAAGAAGTATCAGGAACGATCAACTAATCTTGAGGCCTCTTCAAACACTTGTAAAAATGAATCAGAAGCTCATTCGCAAATCCAATGCACAATTCAATTTACACCACCGGGCTGTAACAGACAAGCATTGCCTTTGTCTGAAAAAATACAAGCcccaagtaaaagaaataatggcagaagCAGTGCAATGCAAAGAACTATTGAGAAAGACAAAGTCAACGGTTCACAGACAG AGAAAGACGGGGAGCTGAGGAAAACCCATCTCTTTTGA
- the LOC139440992 gene encoding zinc finger protein 804B-like — translation MKKNPTTKEHSKPLTSEAQPFIQRCDPVPNDFPGAFPPSRYTGVTASAETKEDQVNPNMQDASVHMNHAEGNTDSYYDRTMQKHDKVADELELCPKSLSPPLIQQPVTFSPDEIDKYKLLQLQAQQHMQKQLLSKHLRVLPAVGPGAFPPGSAVQTVPVHQHASFTTIHHTFLQHFAVSASINPQSNPLPIAHLHPLSQPHFTPFTFSPLTPALIPAHPTFMAGGPLHLVTAAPFHPSHIALQPLAPAAFIPTLFGPHLNPAAASIIHLNPLIQPVFQGQDLCHHSCSSQMQQLNGVKEAFNVSAPSK, via the coding sequence ATGAAAAAGAACCCAACAACAAAAGAACACTCAAAACCATTAACAAGTGAAGCCCAACCTTTCATTCAACGCTGTGACCCAGTGCCAAATGATTTCCCTGGTGCTTTTCCACCCAGCAGATACACTGGTGTTACTGCTTCAGCAGAGACCAAAGAGGACCAAGTAAATCCAAACATGCAGGATGCAAGCGTGCATATGAATCATGCGGAGGGGAATACAGACTCTTACTATGACAGGACTATGCAGAAGCATGACAAAGTAGCAGATGAATTAGAATTGTGTCCtaagtctctctctccccctttaaTTCAACAGCCAGTAACATTTTCTCCTgatgaaatagataaatataaGCTCCTTCAGCTCCAAGCCCAGCAGCATATGCAGAAACAGCTCCTCTCGAAGCACCTCCGAGTGCTGCCTGCGGTGGGGCCGGGGGCCTTCCCCCCGGGATCAGCTGTGCAGACAGTCCCAGTTCACCAGCACGCTTCTTTCACCACCATCCACCACACCTTCCTGCAGCACTTCGCTGTTTCTGCCTCCATTAACCCCCAGAGTAATCCCCTCCCTATAGCTCACCTACATCCTCTTTCACAGCCACACTTTACTCCGTTCACATTTTCACCACTGACTCCAGCCCTCATCCCTGCACACCCCACTTTCATGGCGGGTGGCCCCCTGCATTTAGTCACTGCTGCCCCCTTCCACCCCTCTCACATAGCACTTCAACCCCTGGCTCCTGCAGCTTTCATCCCCACATTGTTTGGCCCTCACTTAAACCCAGCTGCAGCTTCTATCATCCACTTGAACCCTTTAATTCAACCAGTGTTTCAAGGTCAAGATCTTTGCCATCATTCTTGCTCCAGTCAGATGCAACAGTTAAATGGAGTGAAAGAGGCCTTCAATGTGTCAGCACCCTCAAAGTGA